A stretch of DNA from bacterium:
TGATGACAAATGAAAAAATTATTAGAAGAAGGAGGAAAATAAGTAATGGATTTTAAGAATAGACCAATAGTTGTTTGGGTTGATAAGGATAATAAATATATTGATTCTTTAATTCCAAAATCATTAGTTGATGTTGGAGTTAATATCAAAAAAATTGATATGGGGAATCCAGAGGAAGGAACTCATAGAAATTGTTCTTGTGATCATGATAAAGATTATGAAAAATGTTATGATCCGGATTATTACGATCATACAGAATATAAAGAATGTTGTGATGGTATTTGTCAAGATGAAAATAAAAAGAATGAAGAAAAAATTGATTGCTATTATGATTTAGATACCAAACCATCTGAAGAGGAATTGGAGATACTGGGGGATATGGTTGAAAATATTTTAAAAGAAAGCAAAGATCCGGAATTTTGGGTTTATGAAGTAGAAGATGGACATATACATGTTACCAAAAAACCAGATATACATTTATTACCAGAGGATGTTGTTGCAGAACACAATGCTCTTGTTTATAATCTTATTGGTTTAAAAAATTCTAAAACATTAGGATTTAATGAATATCAATCTGAAGCACACTCTATGGCTGTTTATCCATCTACTCATATATGTATACCACCAAAAAATAATAAATCTTCACACACCATACCTACAGACTGGGTTTATCCTGCTTTAGGATTAGCAAATGAAGCTGGAGAAGTATTAGGTAAATTAAAAAAGA
This window harbors:
- a CDS encoding nucleoside triphosphate pyrophosphohydrolase family protein; amino-acid sequence: MDFKNRPIVVWVDKDNKYIDSLIPKSLVDVGVNIKKIDMGNPEEGTHRNCSCDHDKDYEKCYDPDYYDHTEYKECCDGICQDENKKNEEKIDCYYDLDTKPSEEELEILGDMVENILKESKDPEFWVYEVEDGHIHVTKKPDIHLLPEDVVAEHNALVYNLIGLKNSKTLGFNEYQSEAHSMAVYPSTHICIPPKNNKSSHTIPTDWVYPALGLANEAGEVLGKLKKIMRDKDGIIVDEDREKIGSEIGDVLWYLSELSLTLGLDLQSVAQKNIDKLRKRKAENKIKGDGDNR